In Falco biarmicus isolate bFalBia1 chromosome 5, bFalBia1.pri, whole genome shotgun sequence, a single genomic region encodes these proteins:
- the MRTFA gene encoding myocardin-related transcription factor A, protein MRTGWETWACLAWRRLRGDLTNVSKYLKVLQLKLQQRRTREELVSQGIMPPLKSPAAFHEQRRSLERARTEDYLKRKIRSRPERSELVRMHILEETSAEPSLQAKQLKLKRARLADDLNEKIAQRPGPMELVEKNILPVESSLKEAIIVGQVNYPKVADNSSFDEDSSDALSPEQPASHESQGSVPSPMDSRICDPLPSTTGTSLAQGTSQLQISADSSETLFLPEQPPPPLPPPPLLPPSLTNGVALTAAKPPPTLIKQSQPKSASEKSQRSKKAKELKPKVKKLKYHQYIPPDQKQDKGAPPMDSSYAKILQQQQLFLQLQILNQQQQHYNYQTILPAPPKPPGEQQSGASAPAVRNLSATVSSASSVSSGSSGLMRQNSNAAVGKPGSLPANLDEMKVAELKQELKLRALPVSGTKTDLIERLRAYQEQNGTAGQTTPTPKPSTAAILPKAAEVVVAFPAARLSTGPALVTTGIAPAEVVVAAVTSGGVMKFGSTGSTPPVSPTPSERSQMSTGDENSATGDTFGEMVTSPLTQLTLQASPVQFLVKEESSKSASCSVNAAPRSERCSTGNSRDAEVRDKDQMLQEKDKQIEELTRMLKQKQQLVEMLRLQLEQEKRSQQSLPAPAAAGEGTALASNPVAFGTQVKSENSFLSCQSAKQSSGQTDQFSPAPTASQMDTSNPSPVPKKAVMVKQEAPAGEAELPCRSHSPRLFLGQQGRALNDLIKGTPPPTLITDSTGTHIVLTVTKQSAERQGLSPHGKAGSSCPALQRVQSSPTKTSSQPPCQLPASTPQQPTQQQKQQPTQQQKQPVKQQQPRGLNQSVRKPSSQPGSPAAPSPSQMDLEQQQHTSLFGTPPPPLPVPSVPMKEPPGYEEAVKQQPKAQENGCSSQQMDDLFDILIESGEISADFKDQSSPAGKEPPVAPACSPPPSSHHSSELAVPVSLGQPVPVGRLEDFLESSTGLPLLTAGHDGPEPLSLIDDLHSEMLSSSAILDHPPSPMDTSELHFAHEPSGGIALDLAEANLDSMDWLELPGGPVMSLAPLSTAAPSLFSTDFLDGHDLQLHWDSCL, encoded by the exons CTCTGAAAAGTCCAGCTGCATTTCATGAACAAAGAAGGAGTTTGGAGCGGGCCAGG ACAGAGGACTATCTGAAACGGAAAATCCGGTCCCGGCCAGAGAGATCAGAGCTGGTTAGAATGCACATTCTGGAAG AGACCTCAGCTGAACCCTCCTTGCAGGCTAAGCAGCTGAAGCTAAAGAGAGCCAGACTGGCAGATGACCTCAATGAGAAGATAGCGCAGAGGCCAGGTCCCATGGAGCTGGTGGAGAAGAACATCTTGCCTGTGGAATCGAGCCTGAAGGAAGCCATTATCG TTGGACAGGTGAACTACCCAAAGGTTGCAGACAATTCCTCCTTTGATGAGGACAGCAGTGACGCCCTCTCCCCAgaacagccagccagccatgAGTCCCAGGGGTCTGTCCCATCGCCGATGGACTCCCGGATTTGTGATCCTCTCCCTAGCACCACTGGCACATCACTAGCTCAG gGTACATCCCAATTGCAGATTAGTGCAGACTCCAGTGAAACACTTTTCCTACCTGAACAGCCACCCCCACCTCTGCCACCTCCACCTCTTCTGCCCCCTAGTCTTACCAATGGAGTGGCTCTTACTGCTGCCAAGCCCCCACCAACACTCATTAAG CAAAGCCAGCCCAAGTCTGCTAGTGAGAAGTCCCAGCGCAGTAAAAAAGCCAAGGAGTTGAAGCCGAAAGTCAAGAAGCTTAAGTATCATCAGTATATTCCCCCGGACCAAAAACAGGACAAGGGAGCTCCTCCCATGGATTCATCCTATGCCAAaatactgcagcagcagcagctctttctccAGCTTCAGATCCtcaaccagcagcagcagcactacAACTATCAGACcatcctgccagccccaccaaA gcctccaggagagcagcagagtggTGCCAGTGCCCCTGCTGTACGCAATCTCTCCGCCACAGTCAGCAGCGCATCTTCAGTATCCTCTGGTTCCAGTGGGCTGATGCGACAAAACAGCAATGCTGCGGTGGGCAAGCCTGGCTCTCTCCCTGCCAACCTAGATGAGATGAAG GTAGCAGAGCTGAAGCAAGAGCTGAAGTTGAGGGCCTTGCCTGTCTCAGGCACAAAGACAGACCTAATCGAGCGTCTCAGAGCTTACCAAGAGCAGAACGGTACAGCTGGCCAAACAACCCCCACtcccaagcccagcacagcagccatcCTCCCAAAAGCTGCCGAAGTGGTGGTGgccttcccagctgccaggctgaGCACAGGGCCAGCCCTGGTCACCACCGGCATTGCACCAGCAGAGGTAGTTGTGGCCGCAGTCACCAGTGGCGGTGTGATGAAGTTTGGCAGCACAGGCTCGACTCCTCCTGTTTCTCCAACTCCTTCTGAGCGCTCACAAATGAGCACAGGAGATGAGAACTCAGCCACCGGAGACACCTTTGGAGAGATGGTGACTTCACCCCTAACCCAGCTCACCTTGCAGGCATCTCCAGTGCAGTTCCTGGTGAAGGAAGAAAGTTCCAAGTCTGCTTCCTGCAGTGTAAATGCAGCACCCAGGTCAGAGCGGTGTAGCACTGGTAACAGCAGAGATGCAGAAGTTAGGGACAAAGACCAGATGCTGCAGGAAAAGGACAAGCAGATTGAGGAACTCACCCGCAtgctgaagcagaagcagcagctggttgAGATGCTTAGACTACAGCTAGAGCAGGAGAAGCGCTCTCAGCAGTCACTACCGGCCCCAGCGGCTGCGGGAGAAGGAACAGCCCTTGCCTCCAACCCGGTAGCATTTGGCACCCAGGTCAAGAGTGAAAACAGTTTCCTGAGTTGCCAATCTGCAAAGCAATCCAGTGGCCAAACAGACCAATTCAGCCCTGCACCAACCGCTAGCCAAATGGACACTTCGAATCCAAGCCCAGTGCCAAAGAAAGCTGTGATGGTGAAGCAGGAGGCGCCAGCCGGGGAAGCAGAGCTGCCGTGCCGGTCCCACAGCCCGCGGCTTTTCCTTGGCCAGCAAGGGAGAGCCCTGAACGACCTCATCAAGGgcacccctccccccaccctcatCACTGACTCCACAGGGACCCACATCGTCCTCACTGTGACCAAGCAGAGCGCTGAGAGGCAGGGCCTCTCGCCCCATGGGAAGGCCGGGAGTAGCTGCCCAGCCTTGCAG AGAGTACAATCATCACCCACTAAAACTTCCAGCCAACCACCATGTCAGCTACCTGCAAGCACCCCTCAGCAGCCCacgcagcagcagaagcagcagcccacacagcagcagaagcagcccgtgaagcagcagcagcccagaggaCTAAACCAATCTGTCAGAAAG CCCTCATCACAGCCCggctctcctgctgccccttccccatctcagatGGACCTGGAGCAGCAACAGCACACATCGCTTTTTGGAactcctccacctcctcttcCTGTTCCCTCAGTCCCAATGAAAGAGCCACCAGGCTATGAAGAGGCCGTGAAGCAACAGCCAAAGGCCCAG GAGAACGGCTGTTCCAGCCAGCAGATGGATGACCTGTTCGACATTCTCATCGAAAGTGGAG AGATTTCTGCTGACTTCAAGGATCAGTCATCCCCAGCTGGAAAAGAACCACCCGTggccccagcctgctccccacCGCCCAGCAGCCACCATTCCTCAGAGCTGGCGGTGCCAGTGTCCTTGGGGCAGCCGGTGCCTGTGGGACGGCTGGAGGACTTCCTGGAGAGCAGCACTGGCCTCCCGCTGCTGACGGCAGGCCACGATGGGCCAGAGCCCCTGTCCCTGATTGATGACCTCCACAGTGAGATGCTGAGCAGCTCGGCCATCCTGGACCACCCGCCTTCACCTATGGACACCTCGGAATTGCACTTTGCTCACGAGCCATCCGGGGGGATAGCCCTGGATCTGGCTGAGGCTAACTTGGACAGCATGGACTGGCTGGAGCTGCCAGGGGGGCCCGTCATGAGCCTGGCTCCCCTTAGCACTGCGGCTCCCAGCCTCTTTTCCACAGACTTCCTTGATGGACACGATCTGCAGCTGCACTGGGATTCTTGCTTGTAA